One stretch of Paenibacillus sp. AN1007 DNA includes these proteins:
- a CDS encoding precorrin-8X methylmutase, giving the protein MDFKTEFKPLTVQPQEIEGKSFEMITEELGEHPFTDEQYPVVQRVIHASADFELGRSMVFHPDAIQAGITALRAGQSVIADVQMIQAGVSKDRIRGFGGDVHVHISDPDVMEEAKRLNTTRAIISTRKATQMYEGGIYAIGNAPTALLELIRLVKEGEAKPGLIIGMPVGFVSAAESKDELRKLDIPFITNIGRKGGSTIVVAALNAISLMAVKT; this is encoded by the coding sequence ATGGACTTCAAAACGGAGTTTAAACCGCTGACCGTGCAGCCGCAGGAGATTGAGGGTAAAAGTTTTGAAATGATTACGGAGGAACTGGGCGAGCACCCGTTTACCGATGAGCAGTACCCAGTCGTACAGCGTGTCATTCACGCTTCGGCTGATTTCGAGCTGGGCCGCAGCATGGTATTTCACCCTGACGCGATCCAGGCAGGTATCACCGCGCTGCGCGCAGGCCAATCGGTTATTGCTGACGTGCAGATGATTCAGGCGGGTGTGAGCAAGGACCGTATTCGCGGATTTGGCGGCGATGTGCATGTGCATATTTCCGACCCGGACGTGATGGAAGAGGCGAAACGTCTCAACACCACTCGTGCCATCATCTCGACGCGCAAAGCAACCCAAATGTATGAGGGGGGCATCTACGCCATCGGTAACGCACCCACCGCGCTGCTGGAGCTGATTCGTCTTGTTAAAGAGGGCGAGGCCAAGCCAGGGCTGATTATCGGCATGCCGGTAGGTTTTGTATCCGCTGCCGAGTCGAAGGACGAGCTGCGCAAGCTGGACATTCCGTTCATCACCAACATCGGCCGCAAAGGCGGCAGTACAATCGTTGTGGCTGCCCTTAACGCGATCTCGTTGATGGCTGTGAAGACATAG
- a CDS encoding cobalt-precorrin-5B (C(1))-methyltransferase — translation MEKKRMKSGEVPDPDKPMRSGFTTGACATAVAKGATQLLLTGHIPVQAVVSLPAGFDHSFELIEQGLMADGTATCATIKDAGDDPDATHLAKIIAHVSWKDEPGVELDGGIGVGRVTKPGLPVPVGEAAINPVPRRMITEAVTQVLTEHGTARGVRVVISVPDGEEIAKKTLNARLGILGGISILGTRGVVVPFSTSAYKASVVQAISVAQASGCQHIVLTTGGSSEKYAMKMMPELPEEAFIQMGDFVGFAIKHGKRLGMKRISLVGMPGKFAKVAQGVMMVHSKSAPVDFGFLASVARETGAGDELAQAIEEANTATQVADMMTEAGYLPYFEKLCLYACQHCLEHAGGGVTVEVVLVTMKGMELGRAEISELEHNNWSKES, via the coding sequence ATGGAAAAGAAGCGCATGAAAAGCGGAGAAGTACCAGACCCCGACAAACCGATGCGTTCCGGCTTTACGACGGGGGCGTGTGCGACAGCGGTTGCTAAAGGAGCAACGCAGCTCCTGTTAACGGGACATATCCCTGTGCAAGCCGTGGTTTCCTTGCCCGCCGGCTTTGACCACTCGTTCGAGCTGATCGAGCAGGGACTGATGGCGGACGGCACGGCAACCTGTGCCACGATCAAAGATGCCGGGGACGACCCGGACGCTACCCATTTGGCGAAGATCATCGCACATGTGTCCTGGAAGGACGAGCCGGGGGTGGAGCTGGATGGAGGCATCGGTGTGGGTCGCGTCACGAAGCCCGGTCTTCCCGTGCCTGTAGGCGAAGCGGCGATCAATCCCGTGCCGCGCCGTATGATTACCGAAGCGGTGACTCAGGTCCTGACTGAACATGGTACTGCCAGAGGGGTGCGGGTGGTGATCAGCGTACCGGACGGCGAAGAGATTGCGAAGAAAACGCTCAATGCACGGCTTGGCATTCTTGGAGGCATCTCCATTTTGGGCACACGAGGCGTGGTCGTTCCGTTCTCTACTTCGGCATACAAAGCCAGTGTGGTGCAGGCCATTTCCGTTGCGCAGGCTTCGGGGTGTCAGCACATTGTGCTGACAACAGGCGGCAGCAGTGAGAAGTATGCCATGAAAATGATGCCTGAACTGCCGGAGGAAGCCTTTATTCAAATGGGTGACTTTGTTGGCTTTGCGATCAAACACGGGAAACGGCTCGGCATGAAACGCATCAGTCTGGTCGGGATGCCGGGTAAATTTGCCAAAGTCGCGCAAGGGGTCATGATGGTGCATTCCAAAAGTGCGCCGGTGGATTTTGGATTTCTTGCGTCCGTGGCTCGCGAGACCGGGGCTGGCGATGAACTGGCGCAAGCGATCGAGGAAGCCAACACGGCGACTCAGGTGGCGGATATGATGACCGAAGCGGGATACTTGCCTTATTTTGAGAAGTTATGCCTGTACGCCTGTCAGCACTGTTTGGAACATGCGGGCGGCGGCGTAACGGTGGAAGTGGTGCTTGTCACTATGAAAGGAATGGAACTGGGGAGGGCGGAAATCAGTGAACTCGAACACAACAACTGGAGCAAAGAATCGTAA
- the cbiE gene encoding precorrin-6y C5,15-methyltransferase (decarboxylating) subunit CbiE → MNSNTTTGAKNRNIRIIGVGEEGAAGLTADSLNLIQEADVLVGGERLLQFFPAFAGEKLVIKSSLNDLVMKIKALRDSHNIVVLASGDPLFYGIAGYFARKLGPDQLDIRPNLSSLQLAFARLGESWHDAVLESVHGRPLKGLAQRIDGKAKIALLTDEHNSPAAIGAYLQQFGMTEYDAYAAENLGAADERARHYTLDELAAAECSPLNVVILLRRKDAPAPRKGFGFADEEFHQRKPEKGLITKREVRAFSLSELNLGEDSIVWDIGAGSGSVAVECTRLAPRGQVFAIEKNEGDLVNIEANRIKFRTDFTVLHAKAPAGLDELPDPDAVFIGGSGGELAQLIALCASRLRPEGRIVVNAATIETLHDSMKAMRDAGMDASVTLLQTARSKPILNMTRFDGLNPIYVITGQYTAAGEAETVNGAE, encoded by the coding sequence GTGAACTCGAACACAACAACTGGAGCAAAGAATCGTAACATCCGCATTATTGGCGTGGGCGAAGAGGGTGCAGCCGGACTTACGGCAGACAGCCTGAATCTCATTCAGGAGGCAGATGTGCTGGTAGGAGGCGAGCGCCTGCTGCAATTTTTCCCGGCGTTTGCGGGAGAGAAGCTGGTGATTAAGAGCAGTTTGAACGACCTCGTTATGAAAATAAAAGCGCTGCGGGACTCGCACAACATCGTTGTGCTTGCCTCGGGAGACCCGCTGTTTTACGGCATCGCCGGGTATTTCGCACGTAAACTCGGCCCGGATCAGCTGGACATCCGGCCTAATCTCAGTTCGCTGCAGCTGGCGTTCGCAAGGCTTGGCGAGAGCTGGCATGACGCCGTGCTCGAAAGCGTGCACGGCCGCCCGCTCAAAGGCCTCGCCCAGCGCATCGATGGCAAAGCCAAAATCGCGCTGCTCACGGACGAGCATAACAGCCCCGCTGCGATCGGGGCATACCTGCAGCAGTTCGGCATGACCGAGTATGATGCCTACGCTGCAGAAAACCTGGGCGCGGCAGATGAGCGTGCCCGCCATTACACCCTGGACGAGCTGGCAGCGGCTGAGTGCAGCCCGCTGAACGTCGTCATTTTGCTGCGCCGCAAGGATGCACCGGCGCCGCGCAAAGGCTTCGGGTTTGCCGATGAGGAATTCCATCAGCGCAAACCCGAAAAGGGCCTCATCACCAAGCGTGAAGTCCGCGCGTTCAGCTTATCCGAGCTGAACCTGGGCGAGGACAGCATCGTGTGGGATATCGGCGCAGGCTCAGGTTCGGTGGCGGTGGAGTGCACCCGGCTGGCGCCGCGGGGGCAGGTCTTCGCCATCGAAAAGAACGAAGGTGACCTCGTGAACATCGAGGCCAACCGCATCAAATTCCGGACGGATTTTACCGTCCTTCATGCCAAAGCACCAGCGGGGCTGGACGAACTGCCGGATCCCGATGCGGTGTTCATTGGCGGCAGCGGCGGTGAACTCGCGCAGCTGATCGCCCTATGTGCGTCCCGCCTGCGCCCTGAGGGACGCATCGTGGTGAATGCAGCGACCATCGAAACGCTGCATGACAGCATGAAGGCGATGCGCGATGCAGGCATGGACGCCTCCGTGACCTTGCTGCAGACGGCGCGGAGCAAGCCGATCCTGAACATGACCCGTTTTGACGGACTGAATCCAATCTATGTTATTACAGGACAATATACAGCTGCAGGAGAAGCGGAAACGGTAAACGGAGCAGAGTAG
- the cobI gene encoding precorrin-2 C(20)-methyltransferase, with translation MGTLYGVGVGPGDPELITVKAYRMIRECPVVAYPKKRKGGKSYAHEIVELYVNPEEKEMLGLIFPMTKDPVVLEREWGKTVEACWEALKEGKDVAFVTEGDPNLYSTFIHLARLMRELHPEVPISSIPGISSVLGAAAALDIHLADGDEQVGIIPATADKEAMRQAIEHHDTIVFIKVAKVLDPMLELLDEMGLGGKASVVTKVTSPYELVWRDARELKGQELEYLSLMVVSK, from the coding sequence ATTGGCACACTGTATGGCGTTGGCGTCGGGCCGGGAGACCCGGAGCTGATTACGGTCAAAGCATACCGGATGATTCGCGAATGCCCGGTGGTCGCCTACCCGAAGAAACGCAAAGGCGGTAAATCCTATGCCCACGAGATCGTGGAATTATATGTGAATCCAGAGGAGAAAGAGATGCTGGGGCTGATCTTTCCGATGACCAAAGACCCGGTTGTGCTTGAACGGGAATGGGGCAAAACCGTGGAAGCATGCTGGGAAGCTTTAAAGGAAGGCAAAGATGTAGCGTTTGTGACAGAAGGTGATCCGAACTTATACAGTACATTTATCCACCTTGCACGCCTCATGCGTGAACTGCATCCTGAAGTTCCGATCAGCTCGATTCCGGGCATATCCTCCGTTCTTGGTGCGGCGGCTGCACTCGATATTCATCTGGCAGATGGCGACGAGCAGGTCGGCATTATTCCGGCGACGGCGGACAAAGAAGCGATGCGGCAGGCGATTGAGCATCACGATACGATTGTGTTTATTAAAGTAGCGAAGGTATTGGACCCGATGCTGGAGCTGCTGGACGAGATGGGACTTGGGGGCAAAGCTTCGGTGGTTACCAAAGTCACTTCCCCTTATGAATTGGTCTGGCGTGACGCCCGTGAACTGAAAGGGCAGGAGCTGGAATATTTAAGCCTGATGGTGGTGAGCAAATGA
- the cobM gene encoding precorrin-4 C(11)-methyltransferase, whose translation MKTLEPKVYIVGAGPGDPELITVKGSNILKNADLVLYTDSLVNDELIATAKPEAEVLQSSGMDLEQQVELMCTAVRAGRSVARVHTGDPAMYGAILEQMVLLKQQGVDYEIIPGVSSVFASAAALGAELTVPELTQTVILTRAEGRTPVPEREKLRDLASHHCTVALFLSATLAKKVVVEFLAAGWSEDTPVAVVQRATWPDQKIVRTTLANLAADLRAAGITMHAMILAGWALDPDLVNRDAHRSKLYDKSFTHGYRKGVKSGE comes from the coding sequence ATGAAGACATTAGAACCGAAAGTGTACATTGTTGGTGCAGGCCCGGGAGACCCCGAGCTGATTACGGTAAAGGGCTCGAATATTCTGAAAAATGCCGACCTCGTCCTGTACACGGATTCCCTCGTGAATGATGAACTGATTGCGACAGCCAAACCCGAAGCCGAGGTGCTGCAAAGCTCGGGCATGGATTTGGAACAGCAGGTCGAGCTGATGTGCACCGCAGTCCGGGCAGGACGAAGCGTAGCACGTGTACATACGGGTGATCCGGCGATGTATGGTGCCATTTTGGAACAAATGGTGCTGCTCAAGCAGCAGGGTGTGGATTACGAGATTATTCCGGGCGTTAGCTCTGTATTTGCTTCGGCAGCGGCGCTGGGAGCGGAACTGACTGTACCTGAACTGACACAGACCGTTATCCTGACACGTGCGGAAGGACGCACACCTGTGCCTGAACGGGAAAAGCTTCGCGATTTGGCATCCCATCACTGTACGGTTGCACTCTTCTTGAGTGCGACATTGGCGAAGAAAGTCGTCGTGGAATTCCTTGCCGCAGGCTGGAGCGAGGATACACCGGTGGCAGTAGTGCAGCGGGCAACATGGCCGGACCAGAAAATTGTGCGCACCACGCTGGCTAATCTGGCTGCTGATCTGCGTGCCGCAGGCATCACGATGCATGCCATGATTCTGGCAGGCTGGGCACTTGATCCTGATCTGGTGAACCGGGATGCTCACCGTTCGAAACTGTATGACAAATCCTTCACCCACGGCTATCGCAAGGGAGTGAAGTCCGGTGAGTAA
- a CDS encoding cobalamin biosynthesis protein: protein MSNPFAAVAITKHGVEMVRNLEGQFQGTDVYYMSKFARGDEEQLGYTLFEGSVKLILPDLFKRYNGIILFISLGAVVRMIAPLLVDKKVDPAVLVIDDRGENVISVLSGHLGGANELTRQVAEVLGARAVITTASDVQGTIPVDMFGRELGWIVDSFDKATPVSAAVVNEEPVALIQETGERNWWRYNKPVPDHIRVFRSMEETESFAFNAALVVSDRLLSAAEEERFLTNGVLYRPKSLVLGMGCNRGTAMEELEQEVLATLEELSLSVKSVRNVATIDLKKDEEGLLALCAKHGWELVTYTPAELNTVQLANPSETVFKYTGAYGVSEPAALLSSGADHWLLEKKKSGNLTISVARAAFD, encoded by the coding sequence GTGAGTAATCCGTTTGCTGCTGTAGCGATTACGAAGCATGGCGTGGAGATGGTGCGTAACCTGGAAGGACAGTTTCAGGGTACGGACGTTTATTATATGAGCAAATTCGCCCGTGGCGACGAGGAGCAGCTTGGATATACGCTGTTTGAAGGCTCGGTGAAGCTGATTCTGCCCGACCTGTTCAAACGTTATAACGGCATCATTCTGTTTATCTCTTTGGGCGCCGTTGTACGCATGATTGCTCCGCTGCTGGTGGACAAAAAAGTGGATCCTGCCGTTCTGGTCATCGATGACCGCGGCGAGAACGTCATTAGCGTGCTGTCCGGTCACCTTGGCGGTGCCAACGAACTCACGCGACAAGTGGCGGAAGTTCTTGGTGCGCGTGCTGTTATTACAACAGCTTCGGACGTGCAGGGTACAATTCCGGTGGATATGTTTGGCCGTGAGCTGGGCTGGATCGTGGACAGCTTTGATAAAGCAACTCCTGTAAGTGCGGCGGTGGTCAATGAAGAGCCGGTGGCACTGATTCAGGAGACAGGCGAACGCAATTGGTGGCGTTATAACAAACCTGTACCTGATCATATTCGGGTCTTCCGCAGTATGGAGGAGACGGAATCGTTTGCGTTTAACGCTGCACTGGTAGTCAGTGACCGTTTGCTTTCGGCGGCGGAAGAGGAACGTTTTCTAACCAACGGTGTGCTGTACCGTCCGAAGAGCCTCGTGCTCGGCATGGGATGTAATCGCGGTACGGCGATGGAAGAGTTGGAGCAGGAAGTGCTTGCCACATTGGAAGAGCTGTCCCTGTCTGTGAAGAGCGTGCGCAACGTGGCTACGATTGATCTAAAAAAAGATGAGGAAGGCCTGCTGGCCTTATGCGCTAAGCACGGCTGGGAACTCGTAACCTATACTCCGGCGGAACTGAATACGGTGCAGCTTGCCAATCCGTCCGAGACAGTATTTAAATACACCGGAGCCTATGGCGTAAGTGAACCGGCGGCGCTGCTTTCTTCGGGAGCCGATCATTGGCTGCTGGAAAAGAAAAAGAGCGGCAATCTGACGATCTCTGTCGCCCGGGCTGCGTTTGATTAA
- a CDS encoding cobyrinate a,c-diamide synthase gives MKSNNEAITATSNNQSAPRLIIAGTGSGAGKTTVTLGLMKAFAQRGLSVQGFKCGPDYIDPTYHTAVTGRASRNLDAWMTSPAYVRETFEKRAAGHDISIIEGVMGLYDGKDPLSSTGSTAEIAMVTQTPVILVVDVRSMARSAAAIVLGFQQLEPELNIAAVIVNRCGSAGHYTIVKKAIEQMCGIPVAGWLKRDEDLFIPERHLGLVPAIERGELEPLFQRAAEMMLEGTNLDLLLELAASAPPLPLQCSSTAGTTHAASNDPAITAETARNSVITQAVIAANAADIGSTAHTASVNDTEHVSHPTVPHIHGKPDTYQPVIAVARDAAFNFYYPDNLELLEAAGARLHFFSPLAGEGIPMEADSIYLGGGFPEEFAAVIAENEHFLNGLREAARSRMPLFAECGGYMVLGETLTDREGKTYTMAGIIPAQVQMQKKRAALGYREASAVQDSFLLKQGEVLRGHEFHYSTMTYREEERIQYAYETNGLRGVKQEGYAAGSIVAGYTHVHLGSYPAAAQRWVEHCRLYRQQRV, from the coding sequence ATGAAATCCAATAATGAAGCCATAACAGCGACGTCCAATAACCAAAGTGCACCTCGGCTGATTATCGCGGGCACAGGTAGTGGTGCAGGCAAAACAACTGTAACGCTAGGTTTAATGAAGGCATTTGCCCAGCGCGGATTGAGCGTTCAGGGGTTCAAATGCGGTCCGGATTATATTGATCCAACGTATCATACGGCAGTGACCGGTCGAGCTTCACGTAATCTGGACGCATGGATGACTTCACCTGCATATGTGAGGGAGACGTTTGAGAAAAGGGCAGCTGGACATGATATCTCCATTATTGAAGGTGTGATGGGTCTGTATGATGGCAAAGACCCGCTCAGCAGCACAGGTTCTACCGCAGAGATCGCAATGGTTACGCAAACACCTGTAATTCTGGTGGTCGATGTACGCAGTATGGCGCGCAGTGCGGCGGCGATCGTGCTGGGATTTCAGCAGCTGGAGCCGGAATTGAACATTGCTGCTGTGATTGTTAACCGGTGCGGAAGCGCGGGGCATTATACGATTGTGAAAAAAGCCATTGAGCAAATGTGCGGCATTCCGGTTGCTGGCTGGCTAAAGCGGGATGAAGACTTGTTTATCCCCGAGAGACATCTCGGACTCGTCCCCGCGATCGAACGCGGAGAACTGGAGCCTTTATTCCAGCGGGCAGCCGAGATGATGCTGGAAGGAACGAATCTGGATCTTCTGCTGGAACTGGCAGCAAGTGCTCCCCCGCTCCCGCTGCAGTGCAGCAGCACAGCTGGCACAACTCATGCAGCCTCCAACGATCCAGCCATTACTGCTGAGACTGCTCGTAATAGCGTTATTACCCAAGCAGTTATTGCAGCCAATGCTGCCGATATCGGCAGCACTGCCCACACAGCCAGTGTGAACGACACCGAGCATGTGTCCCACCCGACAGTTCCCCACATTCACGGCAAGCCAGATACGTATCAGCCTGTTATTGCTGTAGCTCGTGATGCGGCATTTAACTTCTATTATCCCGACAATCTGGAACTGCTCGAAGCGGCGGGAGCAAGGCTGCACTTCTTCAGCCCGCTCGCTGGCGAAGGTATTCCGATGGAGGCAGACAGCATATATCTCGGTGGTGGTTTTCCTGAGGAGTTTGCGGCGGTGATTGCCGAAAATGAACATTTCTTGAATGGGCTGCGCGAAGCAGCCCGTTCCCGGATGCCGCTGTTTGCGGAGTGCGGCGGCTACATGGTGCTTGGCGAAACGCTGACTGACCGTGAAGGGAAAACGTATACTATGGCAGGGATTATTCCTGCGCAGGTACAGATGCAGAAAAAACGAGCCGCACTGGGATATCGGGAGGCGAGTGCGGTTCAGGATTCCTTTTTGCTGAAACAGGGTGAAGTGCTTCGGGGGCATGAATTTCATTACTCCACGATGACGTATCGCGAAGAAGAACGGATTCAATATGCTTACGAAACGAATGGGCTTCGAGGGGTGAAGCAGGAAGGGTATGCGGCGGGCAGTATTGTGGCTGGATACACACATGTGCACCTTGGTTCATATCCTGCTGCCGCACAGAGATGGGTGGAGCACTGCAGACTTTATCGTCAACAGCGGGTTTAA
- a CDS encoding ThuA domain-containing protein, producing MDHRKKALLIGDYTHPDWHPLQGVDAEISRIFQDTITVQCSENRNMLLHENISGFDVCISYVDDWRGKVSPQQTAGLLSYVSNGGGLVILHNGISLQNRNEIKQMIGAKFLHHPPYASLEFTVTEENHPVTEGITGFTMEDEPYEFEFGSFTETKILLEYQSKEGPKPAAWAHKYGLGRIVYLMPGHSVPSFANETYRRLVLQAGKWAARYV from the coding sequence ATGGATCATCGCAAAAAAGCATTATTAATTGGAGATTACACACATCCGGATTGGCACCCGCTTCAGGGCGTGGATGCGGAGATCAGCCGGATCTTTCAAGATACGATTACCGTTCAGTGCAGTGAAAATCGCAATATGCTGCTTCATGAGAATATTTCCGGATTTGATGTATGTATCTCATACGTGGACGATTGGAGAGGGAAAGTCTCCCCTCAGCAGACAGCAGGTCTGCTGTCTTATGTGAGCAACGGTGGTGGATTGGTCATCTTACATAACGGAATCTCGCTTCAGAATCGAAATGAGATCAAACAGATGATCGGGGCTAAATTTCTTCACCATCCGCCGTATGCATCGCTAGAGTTTACGGTGACGGAAGAAAATCATCCGGTAACGGAAGGCATTACAGGTTTTACAATGGAGGACGAGCCCTATGAATTTGAATTCGGATCGTTTACCGAGACTAAAATTCTGCTGGAATACCAGTCCAAAGAAGGACCGAAGCCGGCAGCATGGGCACATAAATATGGACTGGGCAGAATCGTATACTTGATGCCTGGGCATTCTGTACCATCCTTTGCGAATGAAACGTATCGTCGATTGGTGCTGCAGGCAGGTAAATGGGCAGCGCGATACGTGTAA
- a CDS encoding phasin family protein, whose protein sequence is MSDLFKKAFSLGLGLTVVSKEKIEKTVDDLVERGKLAPGESKAFVERLLERGEEEQGQLKRIIQEQVKRVLQEAGVASESDVTGLEQRVAVLEKKLAELNQTPQLQLDESPAPSEDSPPLKGNEIE, encoded by the coding sequence ATGAGCGATTTGTTCAAGAAGGCGTTCTCGTTAGGGCTTGGTCTTACGGTAGTCAGCAAGGAAAAGATTGAGAAAACCGTGGATGATCTGGTGGAACGCGGAAAGCTTGCGCCCGGAGAATCCAAAGCGTTTGTTGAACGATTGCTGGAGCGTGGTGAGGAGGAGCAGGGCCAGCTGAAACGTATTATTCAGGAGCAGGTCAAGCGTGTGCTTCAGGAAGCCGGTGTGGCCTCCGAAAGTGACGTGACTGGTCTGGAGCAGCGTGTGGCTGTTTTGGAAAAAAAGCTGGCCGAGCTGAATCAGACACCGCAGCTTCAACTTGATGAATCCCCGGCTCCATCTGAAGATTCCCCTCCTCTCAAAGGAAACGAGATCGAATAG
- a CDS encoding AarF/ABC1/UbiB kinase family protein produces the protein MALRIKHVGRYREIAMALVRHGFGYMVEELGLFQMLALPRRWMSREAQPTKTLSERIRLVLQELGPAFVKLGQLASTRADLLPESVIRELVKLQDQVPPFSSETARGILEQELDTPLEEIFSRFEDTPVAAASIGQVHLGKLQSGEAVAVKIQRPGISRIVQRDLDILRELTAMAEKRWEWVKQYQIPQMVEEYAQALMAELDYTVEGRNTEKIAQQYQQDSKVKIPVIYWDQTSSRVLTMEYIEGIKLNDRDELVKRGHDLNNIAERLVDALLNQIFMHGFFHADPHPGNLMVLKDGRLAFIDFGMVGSLSDEMRQQLASLIIGLMRKDTDSMIRAIEKLGMMPDDMDARALHVDLDKLRTKYYDIPFSKISVGQALNDLFGIAQKHRVVMPADILLMGKSLLTMEGVIEHLDPTLSIVDMAEPFGRKLLKERFSAGRIKNRLFRSAADMAESVIGLPGQLRQLSSIISKGKLRLEISVPELESLMRRLDQISNRLSFSIVLLAFCIIMVGLIIGSSISHQSTMLWDIPVIEIGFLVAILMVAFLLYSIFKSGRF, from the coding sequence ATGGCTTTGCGGATCAAACATGTCGGCAGATACCGGGAGATTGCCATGGCGCTGGTGCGTCATGGCTTCGGGTATATGGTCGAGGAGCTGGGATTATTCCAGATGCTCGCTCTTCCCAGACGGTGGATGTCGCGTGAAGCGCAGCCAACCAAGACGCTGAGTGAACGGATCAGACTGGTGCTGCAGGAGCTGGGGCCGGCTTTTGTGAAGCTGGGGCAACTTGCAAGCACAAGGGCAGATCTGTTACCTGAATCGGTTATTCGTGAGTTGGTGAAACTGCAGGATCAGGTTCCGCCGTTTTCGTCCGAGACAGCGCGGGGTATTTTGGAACAGGAATTGGATACACCGCTGGAGGAGATCTTTTCCCGGTTCGAGGATACCCCGGTGGCCGCGGCCAGTATTGGCCAAGTGCATCTGGGCAAACTTCAGAGCGGAGAGGCGGTGGCGGTCAAGATCCAGCGTCCGGGTATATCGCGGATTGTGCAGCGCGACCTGGATATCCTGCGGGAACTGACTGCTATGGCAGAGAAGCGCTGGGAATGGGTGAAGCAGTACCAGATTCCGCAGATGGTGGAAGAGTATGCTCAGGCCCTGATGGCAGAACTGGATTATACCGTAGAAGGCCGTAATACGGAGAAGATTGCACAGCAGTACCAGCAGGACAGCAAAGTGAAGATTCCGGTGATCTATTGGGATCAGACTTCATCACGTGTACTGACTATGGAATATATCGAAGGCATCAAGCTGAACGATCGGGATGAACTTGTAAAGCGCGGCCATGATTTGAACAATATCGCCGAGCGGCTCGTGGATGCCCTGCTGAATCAGATTTTTATGCATGGCTTTTTTCACGCCGACCCGCATCCGGGTAATCTGATGGTGCTCAAGGACGGACGACTGGCGTTCATTGACTTCGGCATGGTGGGCAGCCTGAGTGATGAGATGAGGCAGCAGCTTGCGTCACTTATTATCGGGTTGATGCGTAAGGATACGGACAGCATGATTCGCGCCATTGAGAAGCTGGGCATGATGCCGGATGACATGGATGCGCGTGCGCTTCATGTGGATTTGGACAAACTTCGAACGAAGTATTACGATATTCCTTTTTCCAAAATCAGTGTAGGGCAGGCGCTCAATGATCTGTTTGGCATTGCGCAGAAACATAGAGTTGTCATGCCCGCAGATATTTTGCTGATGGGCAAATCACTGCTGACGATGGAGGGGGTCATCGAACATCTCGATCCGACCTTGAGTATTGTCGATATGGCGGAGCCATTCGGAAGGAAGCTGTTGAAGGAGCGTTTTAGCGCGGGCCGCATCAAAAATCGGCTGTTTCGCAGTGCGGCAGACATGGCAGAAAGTGTTATCGGGCTGCCCGGGCAGCTGCGGCAGCTGTCCTCGATCATCAGCAAAGGCAAACTGCGGCTGGAGATCAGCGTACCCGAATTAGAGTCGCTTATGCGCAGACTGGACCAAATCAGCAATCGTTTGTCGTTCAGCATTGTGCTGCTCGCATTCTGTATCATCATGGTTGGACTTATTATCGGATCATCTATTAGTCATCAATCCACGATGCTGTGGGATATTCCGGTGATTGAGATTGGTTTTCTCGTGGCGATCCTCATGGTGGCGTTCCTGCTGTATTCCATATTCAAGTCTGGCAGGTTTTAA